The Helianthus annuus cultivar XRQ/B chromosome 16, HanXRQr2.0-SUNRISE, whole genome shotgun sequence genome includes a window with the following:
- the LOC110918951 gene encoding uncharacterized protein LOC110918951, producing MPSNSWWPSSSDDEEEMFFANAVLRAGQILIEEEEEDVSSENVITRRIRINRDRQGAHEELVNDYFSDEPLYNDEIFRRRFRMSRRLFTRIANDLAGLDPFFTQRPDARNYEGFTTLQKCIAAIRQLAYGTVADALDEYLQMSARTTRECLYRFCQNVVKLYSKKYLRKPNSYDVQ from the exons ATGCCATCTAATTCTTGGTGGCCCTCGTCTTCGGATGACGAAGAGGAGATGTTTTTCGCAAACGCTGTGCTACGGGCGGGGCAGATTCTTAttgaagaggaagaggaagacgtCTCGTCTGAAAACGTTATTACCAGACGAATACGGATTAACAGAGACCGCCAAG GAGCGCACGAGGAATTGGTGAACGATTATTTTTCGGATGAACCACTTTACAATGACGAGATTTTCAGACGCAGGTTCCGAATGAGTCGCCGGTTATTCACACGGATTGCTAATGATTTGGCGGGGCTAGACCCGTTTTTCACGCAACGACCTGATGCTCGAAATTATGAAGGGTTCACCACGTTACAAAAGTGTATtgcggccattcgccaactggcGTACGGGACAGTGGCCGACGCTTTGGACGAGTACTTACAAATGTCGGCAAGAACTACGCGGGAATGCTTATATCGGTTTTGCCAGAATGTGGTGAAACTGTATAGCAAAAAATATTTGCGTAAACCAAACTCGTATGATGTTCAGTAG
- the LOC110916831 gene encoding protein MIS12 homolog, protein MEGSESEAIFDSYNLNPQLFINAALNIVDELIDSAFGYLHQEASTQLKVEGSDRAEELTKGLDYIGNMIRSALDKRLTMWEKYCFLRVFVVPEGFSLPKDDEASDGDAMDIEAVGNSDLDAQLDSLRTKLMLAERESAKLKREIQALEKQSVISNHQAASVNELMKLSEQISEDEAFKELQNLATELRAKTEKLKTKGADNVLRARLERFRYGDLLKIIDGNGLSNAKSEEIEGFLVGMKLL, encoded by the exons ATGGAAGGCAGTGAGAGCGAGGCGATTTTCGATTCATACAACCTGAACCCGCAGCTGTTCATCAACGCTGCACTAAACATCGTTGACGAATTGATCGATAGCGCCTTCGGTTATCTTCACCA AGAGGCGTCAACTCAACTCAAGGTCGAAGGTTCagatagagccgaagaactaaCCAAG GGTTTGGATTATATCGGAAATATGATCCGATCAGCTCTGGACAAGCGGTTGACTATGTGGGAGAAGTACTGCTTCCTTCGTGTTTTTGTGGTTCCAGAAGGATTTTCACTTCCAAAAGAT GATGAAGCATCTGATGGTGATGCAATGGATATTGAAGCTGTTGGTAACTCTGATCTTGATGCACAGTTGGATTCCTTGAGAACAAAACTTATGTTG GCTGAACGGGAGTCTGCTAAATTGAAGAGAGAGATACAGGCATTGGAAAAACAGTCTGTTATTAGTAACCACCAAGCAGCTTCAGTCAATGAATTAATGAAGTTGTCTGAGCAAATTTCTGAGGATGAGGCATTCAAAG AGTTGCAAAATCTTGCAACAGAATTACGTGCAAAAACCGAGAAGCTAAAGACAAAAGGAGCTGACAACGTTCTGCGTGCTAGGTTGGAGAGATTTCGTTATGGAGATTTGTTGAAGATTATTGATGGAAATG GCCTCTCCAATGCAAAGTCTGAAGAAATTGAAGGGTTTCTTGTAGGTATGAAACTGCTGTGA